The DNA segment TATATGATGTTAGATGAAATTGATGATAATTATATTACTAACATTGTTAGATTTACTCCTGTTTTATTTATGATCCTGTCCCCTGCTGTAATTATTGTTGGTGCTTATTTGACTAAACAAAAAAAGGTGCGTCCAAAAAAGGAATTCTTCTAAATGTTGTCCAGTCTTAATTCATTAGCTACTTGTCTGAATCCAAGTTTTTCATAAAACGGTTTTACATCATCTGTGCAATCAAGAATTGTCTTATAGCAGCCACGATTTTTTGAAATTTCAATAAGAAACTTCATAATTTTTTCACCTATTTTTTGACCCTGATAGTCTTTATCTACAACTACGTCTTCTATATGTCCGACCAACCCTCCATTATGGATAAATTTTGATTCTATGAGGAGTGTTGTAGAACCTACGATTTTTCCATCCACTTCTGCTACTGCTATGATATGATCTGGGTTAGAATTAATTTTTTTAAATATGGTATTTGCTTTGGCTTTGTCAATAGTACTTGCTTCTTTTAATGTGTCAAGTGATTTTAGAAATCCATTCCACAAATCTTCTTCTTTTAGTTCTCTGATTATTGGTTCACTCATTTTTGTCATCAGTGCTTTCCACGTTTTTTAATGTGTTCATCATTTGCTTTTTTGTATGATTCTTTGTTACCGATATCTGTGAATCCTTTTTTTGTAATAAAACTACTGACTAATTTCTTCTTGTTTATGGCCTTTTTAATCACGTCGTCCATTCCATATGGTTTATTCTTTGGAATCAAACTAAATATCCCTGGCTGCATGACGTAGCAACCCATGTTCACATTTACTTTGATTTCTGGTTTTTCGTTCCAACTTTGAACTTTACCTGTCCTTGAAGTATTAATTACTCCATAAGCCAAATTAGTTTTGAATTCATCCAGACCCATAGTTACAAATGCTTTTTTTGCTTTGTGTTGTTTAATCATATTTTTAAGACTGAAATCAAAAATTGAATCTCCATACATACAAACAAAAGTGTCATCGATAAATCCTTCTGCAGTTTTTAGTTGCCCTGCAGTAGCCAATGGCTTGTCTGAAACTGCATACTCTATACTTACCCCAAACTTTTTACCGTCTCCAAAATATTCTTCAATTGTTTTTCTAAGATGGCTTACACACAAAACAATTGATTTAACTCCATTCTTTTTATTCCAGTCAATAAGATGCTCAAGAATTGGTTTTTCACCTAATGGTAACATTGGTTTTGGAGTATTTTTTGTCAATGGAAGTAATCTGGTACCTAAGCCTCCTGCTAAAATTACTGCCTTCACAACTGCTATTTGGGATATGACTATTTATGTTCAAGGATGGTTTTAGACCAAATCTCTATCCTGAAATTTTTAATAATTTTTTCAAAATACTTTTTGGTGTCTCTCCAAAAAGAATGATCATTGGTTCTTTTCCAAAATCCCCTTTATGAAAAATGACATCTGGAGGTTCTTTTAGATTTTTGATTGCATTTTTTATTCCCCACTCGATGGTTGAACCATTATTTTTTACATTGCTTGGCTCTTGATTTCTATCATAGTTTGAAATTTTTAATTTTGATTTTTTTATTTTTGTTATAGTTGTATTTTGAAATTTTATATTAATTGCAGAATATATCTGTGGGAATTTTTTATTTACTGTTAATAATGCTGTTGCAACATGTTTTGAACCTCCATATGATAGATTACCTGCAACTATGACTTCTTTTCCTGCCTTGACAATCCTTCCAGAAATTCCCAAAATATCTTTTGTTGATTTTGGTCTTTGTTTTGAATAGACAAAATTTGTTTGACATTCAGGAATATTCTTGTAGATATTTTTTATTTCTATAAATTCATTAATTGCATGTGACAACTCTGAATGAATTTTATCTGGATTTTTGGTCTCTGTAATTTTTACTCCTTTACCTATTTTTTTCGCATTTTTTATTGAATTGTATGTGAATTCTTTTGCAAATCTTGCTGATTCACGTATTGTTTTATTGGCAGATATGGCAAATATCATGGCTGCTGCATAATTGCACCCACTACCGTGATTGGTGTTTACAATTTTTTCCCCTGAGATTGTGTACTTTGCATTTTTTTCTAGTATGAAATCTGCTATTTTGTTATTTTTCCCTTCAATACCTGTAATCACCACATTTTTTGCTCCCATCCTTTGAATGATTTTGGCACTTTTTTCCATATTGCTTTTTGAATTAATTCTTATTTTTGATAGAATTTCAGCCTCAAATTTATTTGGGGTAATTACTGTTGCAAGAGGAACGATATATTTTTGAAAATCTACAAGAGCTGTTCTTTCCATTAATGCTCCCCCTGTTGTTGATTTTAAAACAGGATCTACAACTATTGGTATTTTTATTTTTTTAATTGTTTGTATAGTGTTTTGATAATTTGTGAATTGTAAACCATTCCTATTTTTATTCCATCAATTTTAAAATCTGCTGTTATTGATTCTAATTGGTTTTGCAAAATTTTTTGTGAAACTGGTTCTATCATACCAAAACTTGTTGTGTTTTGACCCGTAATTGCCGTAATCACTGTTAAACCATACGCGTCAAATTCTGCAAAAGCTTTGATGTCACTTTGAATTCCTGCCCCTGATGAAGGATCGGATCCACCAATGGTAAGTAAATTCATTATAATTTGTTGTTTTTCAACACTAATCTGCTTTTCCTTTTTTAATCTGATTATTTTTCAAGATATCTGTTTTATACTTGAATTGATTGTTTTATGTTGATGACAAAAATTCCTATGTTAAATGACACTCCTCCAGAAGCATTGCAGTGTACTACTTGTTTGTTGCCGATGCAATATCAAACAATTAAGGATGACAAATTCTTATGGCAATGTTTCAAATGTGGAAAACAATATCTAATTTCAAAAAACATAGATGAATCGATGGAAGAAAGCTGGAGTCCTCCACGATAATGAGCCCATCTGAAATAGATTCTGTAAAATCTGAAAATCTGAAACTAAGAAATTACATTTCCCTAGTTTCTGCTGAAATTGAATTATCCCAAAGATTATTTGAAATAAAACAAAATTTTGCAAATTCTGCTGACTCTCAGCGTCTAATCGTGCCTATTTTAGACCGAATTTCTAAAATAAAATCAGAAAAAGCAATTTTGGAAATTGAGTTGAAATTAAATTAATTTGAATTACTACGAAGAGGTTTGAGTAACGCAATCAAAAGAACAAAATTCCTCTTTCATACTATAAAATTCTCTTCCACAATGTCTGCATTCTTTGATTGTTCTCATGTTTACAATTCTCCTTTATGCCATAAAAGGTCGATCATTTTTATTAATATAGTGCCAAAGATTTTTTTAGCGATCTAACATTTTATCTATTTTCACGATTGTTTAAATCAGGCAAAAACATAGAATATGTTATGGCAACCCAGATGACTTCTGCTCGACGTGGTGTAGCTACTGATGAGATGAAACAAGTAGCAAAAGATGAAGATGTTTCACTTGATTGGCTAATCCCAAAAATTGCAAAAGGCTCGATAATTATTCCAAGCAACAATGTTAGGCCTCAAAAAATCCATAATGTTGGAATTGGTAAGGGTTTGAAAACCAAAGTAAATGTAAACATTGGGACTTCCACATTAAATGTAAACATTGAAGAAGAAATTGAAAAAGCCAAAGTTGCAATAAAATATCACGCAGACACCATTATGGATCTCAGTGATGGGGGAGACGTCAAAAAAATACGACAGACCCTTTTGGATGTTGCACCAATTACTTTTGGAACTGTGCCAATTTATGAGGCATATAATTACGGAGTCGAAGTTCACAAAAATCCTTTGAATTTAACAGAAGACGAT comes from the Candidatus Nitrosopumilus sediminis genome and includes:
- a CDS encoding GNAT family N-acetyltransferase, producing the protein MSEPIIRELKEEDLWNGFLKSLDTLKEASTIDKAKANTIFKKINSNPDHIIAVAEVDGKIVGSTTLLIESKFIHNGGLVGHIEDVVVDKDYQGQKIGEKIMKFLIEISKNRGCYKTILDCTDDVKPFYEKLGFRQVANELRLDNI
- a CDS encoding nucleotidyltransferase family protein: MKAVILAGGLGTRLLPLTKNTPKPMLPLGEKPILEHLIDWNKKNGVKSIVLCVSHLRKTIEEYFGDGKKFGVSIEYAVSDKPLATAGQLKTAEGFIDDTFVCMYGDSIFDFSLKNMIKQHKAKKAFVTMGLDEFKTNLAYGVINTSRTGKVQSWNEKPEIKVNVNMGCYVMQPGIFSLIPKNKPYGMDDVIKKAINKKKLVSSFITKKGFTDIGNKESYKKANDEHIKKRGKH
- a CDS encoding thiamine-phosphate synthase family protein, giving the protein MSHAINEFIEIKNIYKNIPECQTNFVYSKQRPKSTKDILGISGRIVKAGKEVIVAGNLSYGGSKHVATALLTVNKKFPQIYSAINIKFQNTTITKIKKSKLKISNYDRNQEPSNVKNNGSTIEWGIKNAIKNLKEPPDVIFHKGDFGKEPMIILFGETPKSILKKLLKISG